A DNA window from Sporosarcina sp. ANT_H38 contains the following coding sequences:
- a CDS encoding cupin: MEFYRFDKEVGKNISHFNSDFIMSRIVETDKPTRIGCMHLKANGIVGFHQAVTPQLLIIVDGEGWVRGDDELKVNIKANDVVFWKRGEGHETATSTGLTAIVIESEELTPSNFMPFKEHK; encoded by the coding sequence TTGGAGTTTTATAGATTTGACAAAGAAGTAGGGAAAAATATTTCTCATTTTAATTCAGATTTTATTATGTCTAGAATTGTGGAAACAGATAAACCTACACGGATTGGTTGTATGCATTTAAAAGCTAATGGAATTGTAGGTTTCCATCAAGCTGTTACTCCGCAATTACTCATTATTGTAGATGGAGAAGGTTGGGTTCGTGGTGATGATGAATTAAAAGTAAATATAAAAGCTAACGATGTGGTCTTTTGGAAAAGAGGTGAAGGACACGAAACGGCAACCTCCACTGGATTAACTGCAATTGTAATTGAATCTGAAGAATTAACGCCTTCTAATTTTATGCCATTTAAAGAACATAAATGA
- a CDS encoding ABC transporter ATP-binding protein, translating into MLKLLKNLSVYKWIVLAILGLVFIQSMSDLFLPKLMADIIDKGVVIGDIPYIWKIGGIMLLVAALGAAASVVASYYSSKAAMGFGRDIRRKVFDHVENFSLQDFDEIGTASLITRTTNDITQVQQVVIMMLRMVVSAPIMLVGGIIMAVSKDAKLSLIIVAAMPILIGSVLLILYKGVPLFQTVQTRLDRLNLVLRENLTGIRVIRAFNREKQEQVRLKKANKDLTDVSIKVNKMMAFLMPVMMLVMNLTVVGVIWFGGLRIDNGAMQIGDLMAFIQYVMQIMFALVMASMMFVMIPRAAVSARRINEVLAMKPTFLDEGTKKADKEPGTLEFDRVSFIYPGAEAPALSDISFTAKSGEVTAIIGGTGAGKTSLINLIPRFYDVTSGTVRVNGVDIRESSQEEVRSKIGFVPQKALLFSGTIAENIRFGKQDATQAEIEHAARIAQAEDFISRMNDGYDAVISQGGSNLSGGQKQRLSIARALIRKPDIYIFDDSFSALDYKTDANLRAALKDETEQATVLIVAQRVSTVVDADQIIVIDDGGIAGIGTHEELLEQNQVYREIVESQISEEEIA; encoded by the coding sequence ATGTTAAAGCTGTTAAAAAATCTATCCGTCTATAAATGGATTGTATTAGCGATATTAGGACTTGTTTTCATCCAATCCATGTCGGATCTATTTTTGCCGAAGCTAATGGCGGATATTATTGACAAAGGGGTTGTCATCGGTGACATCCCGTATATTTGGAAAATCGGTGGCATCATGCTATTGGTTGCTGCACTTGGGGCGGCTGCATCTGTCGTTGCGAGTTACTACTCTTCAAAAGCAGCAATGGGATTCGGACGGGATATTCGTCGAAAAGTATTTGATCATGTGGAGAACTTTTCCCTTCAAGATTTTGATGAAATTGGCACGGCATCACTGATTACAAGAACGACGAATGATATTACGCAAGTACAGCAAGTAGTCATTATGATGCTTCGTATGGTCGTAAGTGCTCCGATTATGTTAGTCGGCGGTATAATTATGGCGGTTTCAAAGGATGCAAAATTATCGTTAATCATTGTTGCAGCGATGCCTATATTAATCGGTTCAGTGCTGCTTATTCTTTATAAAGGGGTACCACTTTTCCAAACGGTACAAACGCGATTGGATCGGCTAAACCTTGTATTACGTGAGAACTTAACAGGCATTCGTGTAATTCGAGCGTTTAACCGTGAAAAACAAGAGCAGGTTCGTCTAAAGAAAGCGAATAAAGATTTGACTGATGTATCGATCAAGGTCAACAAGATGATGGCGTTTTTAATGCCAGTCATGATGTTGGTTATGAACCTAACCGTAGTAGGTGTCATTTGGTTTGGGGGACTTCGAATTGATAATGGTGCTATGCAAATCGGTGATTTAATGGCGTTTATACAATACGTTATGCAGATCATGTTCGCGCTTGTTATGGCATCCATGATGTTTGTTATGATACCTCGAGCTGCCGTTTCAGCAAGACGTATTAACGAAGTGCTAGCTATGAAACCAACGTTTCTGGATGAAGGAACTAAAAAAGCGGATAAAGAGCCCGGAACACTGGAATTTGATCGTGTATCCTTCATTTATCCCGGTGCCGAGGCGCCAGCATTATCGGATATTAGTTTCACGGCGAAATCGGGTGAAGTGACTGCTATTATTGGCGGAACAGGCGCAGGAAAAACATCGCTTATTAACCTGATTCCACGGTTTTATGATGTGACATCCGGTACGGTTCGAGTCAATGGTGTTGATATTCGCGAATCATCACAAGAAGAAGTACGATCTAAAATCGGCTTCGTGCCACAAAAAGCACTACTCTTTTCAGGAACAATTGCTGAAAACATTCGTTTCGGTAAACAAGATGCAACGCAAGCCGAAATCGAGCATGCTGCTCGCATTGCACAAGCAGAAGACTTTATTTCCAGGATGAATGATGGTTACGATGCTGTTATTTCTCAAGGTGGATCGAATTTATCTGGAGGTCAAAAGCAACGATTGTCCATTGCACGTGCGTTAATTCGCAAACCGGATATTTACATTTTCGATGATAGTTTCTCTGCGCTTGATTATAAAACAGATGCAAATTTACGTGCTGCGCTAAAAGATGAAACGGAGCAAGCGACCGTCCTCATCGTAGCACAACGTGTCAGTACTGTAGTCGATGCCGATCAAATCATTGTCATAGACGATGGTGGAATTGCCGGTATTGGTACGCACGAAGAACTTCTTGAACAAAATCAGGTATATCGTGAAATCGTCGAATCACAGATCTCGGAGGAGGAAATCGCATGA
- a CDS encoding response regulator transcription factor, which yields MAKILIVDDDPHMRELVGLFLRPEGFEIVEACDGIEALATLESFKADLVLLDIMMPNMDGWELCREIRKQFDIPLLMLTAKGDTTQKVKGFELGTDDYLVKPFEPAELVARVKALLKRYRIAISQTVQMGELMMNRKTYEVFWGNRTVELPLKEFELLFKLASYPRKTFSREQLIEDIWGYDYEGTDRTVDVHINRLRERFPDNCGSFKISTIRGLGYRLEVEG from the coding sequence GTGGCGAAGATATTAATTGTAGATGATGATCCTCATATGCGGGAGTTGGTCGGACTTTTCTTACGTCCAGAAGGCTTTGAAATTGTGGAAGCATGCGATGGTATTGAAGCTTTGGCAACTCTAGAGTCATTTAAAGCAGATCTGGTTTTATTGGATATTATGATGCCAAACATGGATGGATGGGAGCTGTGCCGAGAAATTAGAAAACAGTTTGATATCCCCCTTCTAATGCTAACAGCTAAAGGAGACACGACACAGAAGGTTAAAGGATTTGAGTTAGGTACTGACGATTATCTTGTGAAACCTTTTGAGCCAGCAGAGCTTGTTGCACGTGTGAAAGCGTTACTTAAACGCTATCGAATTGCAATTTCGCAGACGGTTCAAATGGGCGAGTTGATGATGAACCGTAAAACTTATGAAGTATTTTGGGGAAATCGTACTGTAGAACTGCCGCTAAAAGAATTTGAATTGTTGTTTAAGTTAGCAAGTTATCCGCGAAAAACTTTTTCGCGGGAACAACTGATTGAGGATATATGGGGGTATGATTACGAAGGCACAGACCGAACGGTTGACGTGCATATAAACCGATTGCGCGAGCGTTTCCCTGATAACTGTGGTTCCTTTAAAATCAGCACCATTCGCGGATTAGGTTATCGCCTAGAGGTGGAAGGTTGA
- a CDS encoding cell wall metabolism sensor histidine kinase WalK — protein sequence MRKVLRIGTIIVTWLVVTVSYWSLAYLGTSLIHKKWDLHISDFSRGLITLFAMFSLFIVTSWIFSRFASPRRTDFFAMMIDAMRRISKGDYNVELANQFKHKKNHPFGKIVESINEMAVELNQIEQMRQEFISNVSHEIQSPLASISGFAAVLKQSDLTPKEREHYLEIIETESRRLANLSDNLLKLTSIESQQHPFEPVAFRLDKQIREIILSCEPQWVAKSLELDISLDEVEITADEELMSQVWINLINNSIKFTPCGSSLKIALYQRGQEAVVTIADTGMGIAEEAQAHIFERFYKVDKSRNRTLGGSGLGLSITKKIIDMHEGSIQVQSKLNEGTLFTVTFPM from the coding sequence TTGAGAAAAGTATTGCGTATCGGAACGATCATAGTTACATGGTTAGTTGTCACTGTCAGCTACTGGTCGCTAGCCTACTTAGGAACTTCGTTAATTCATAAAAAATGGGATTTGCATATCAGTGACTTTTCTAGAGGGCTGATTACGTTGTTCGCCATGTTTTCCCTGTTCATTGTCACCAGCTGGATTTTTTCGAGGTTTGCTTCTCCTCGGCGAACGGATTTTTTCGCAATGATGATTGACGCCATGCGAAGAATTTCAAAGGGAGATTATAATGTAGAGTTAGCGAATCAATTTAAGCATAAAAAGAATCATCCTTTTGGAAAAATTGTCGAAAGCATTAATGAGATGGCCGTAGAGTTGAATCAGATAGAGCAAATGCGTCAAGAATTTATCTCTAACGTCTCGCATGAAATACAGTCGCCACTTGCCTCAATAAGCGGTTTCGCAGCTGTCTTAAAACAAAGCGATTTAACGCCCAAGGAACGGGAACATTATCTTGAGATTATTGAGACAGAAAGCAGGCGATTAGCCAATCTGAGCGATAATTTATTGAAACTAACATCCATTGAATCTCAGCAACATCCGTTTGAACCGGTAGCGTTTCGTTTAGATAAACAAATTCGTGAAATCATTTTATCCTGCGAACCTCAATGGGTTGCTAAATCTTTGGAGTTGGATATTTCGTTAGATGAAGTGGAAATCACCGCTGACGAGGAGCTAATGAGTCAAGTATGGATTAACCTTATTAACAATAGTATCAAGTTCACACCTTGTGGTAGTAGCCTGAAAATCGCTCTTTATCAGCGTGGTCAGGAAGCAGTTGTGACCATAGCAGATACAGGAATGGGCATTGCTGAGGAGGCTCAAGCACATATATTTGAGCGTTTTTACAAAGTAGATAAATCACGTAATCGTACGTTAGGTGGGAGTGGTTTAGGCTTATCTATTACGAAGAAAATTATCGATATGCATGAAGGGTCTATTCAGGTACAAAGTAAATTAAATGAAGGCACCCTATTTACGGTCACTTTTCCGATGTGA
- a CDS encoding phage terminase large subunit produces MVKKTFYHHSTADDNLFLPTSYIELSEEMKEYDLELHRIARRGSFGINGKCVLTQLGEWPHEVVMDAVNSIRKHIERLGMDFEFENSNYSVVRLAVDLNNKYQYFYWKYYKTHMTDDHTVVELDRASI; encoded by the coding sequence ATCGTAAAAAAGACTTTTTACCATCATTCAACTGCTGATGATAATTTATTCCTTCCAACTAGTTACATTGAGCTGTCGGAAGAAATGAAAGAGTATGATCTAGAGCTTCACCGTATCGCTAGGAGAGGCAGTTTTGGCATTAATGGTAAATGTGTTCTTACGCAGTTAGGAGAATGGCCACACGAAGTTGTAATGGATGCTGTTAACTCTATACGTAAACATATTGAGCGCTTAGGGATGGACTTTGAGTTCGAGAATTCTAATTACAGCGTTGTTCGATTGGCTGTGGACCTCAATAATAAATACCAGTACTTTTATTGGAAGTACTACAAGACCCACATGACGGATGATCATACGGTTGTTGAATTAGACCGGGCATCTATATAA
- a CDS encoding ASCH domain-containing protein, whose product MNKIVHQMGLYGEYFKAIKEGEKTVEVRLNDENRRGIKVADTIEFIRMPEQNETLKVQVTGLRRFDTFEEMYANIPFRDFDCEGWSIEEMVEGTYGIYTPEQEKLWGTLAITIKY is encoded by the coding sequence GTGAACAAAATAGTACATCAAATGGGCTTATATGGAGAATATTTTAAAGCGATTAAAGAAGGGGAAAAGACGGTTGAGGTCCGTTTAAATGATGAGAATAGAAGGGGAATTAAAGTAGCTGATACTATCGAATTTATAAGAATGCCTGAACAAAATGAAACATTAAAAGTTCAAGTTACAGGTTTAAGAAGATTCGATACTTTCGAAGAGATGTATGCAAATATTCCGTTTCGAGATTTTGATTGTGAAGGTTGGTCAATAGAAGAAATGGTAGAAGGAACCTATGGAATATATACACCAGAACAAGAAAAACTTTGGGGAACTTTGGCTATTACAATAAAGTATTAA
- a CDS encoding MarR family winged helix-turn-helix transcriptional regulator — translation MRSIHKSSCDVISIVQSSIIYEISLMTKPSMQVVAEAVGMDITTFSRQIGTLEKKELVIRTPYEQDRRIYLLSLTAKGSDMVVAINGIIAAKMESALATMNDFERETVLRSMHVLEVKLRETE, via the coding sequence ATGCGCTCGATTCATAAATCGAGTTGCGATGTGATTTCTATCGTTCAAAGTTCAATTATTTACGAGATTTCATTAATGACTAAACCATCAATGCAAGTGGTGGCTGAGGCTGTCGGTATGGACATTACGACGTTTTCCAGACAAATTGGGACCTTAGAAAAAAAAGAGTTAGTCATAAGAACACCATATGAACAAGATCGGAGAATATATCTGTTGTCGTTAACTGCAAAGGGTAGCGACATGGTGGTTGCCATCAATGGAATCATTGCGGCCAAAATGGAAAGTGCCCTGGCGACTATGAACGACTTTGAACGTGAAACAGTCCTTCGTTCGATGCATGTATTGGAGGTAAAGTTGCGAGAAACTGAGTAG
- a CDS encoding terminase small subunit: MSKGLYECSYKTAVSEGYRYLKDLKIYEEIDRKRNETLNEKKLGANGVLQKYIAFTNSSDFVERNDDYSVSLRRLEEMDTSIIAELSNTEKGVKLRTRSCSGIMMKIRLELSSSNERKQIAKKYFF; the protein is encoded by the coding sequence ATTTCAAAAGGGCTTTATGAGTGTTCTTATAAAACAGCGGTGTCAGAAGGTTATAGGTACCTTAAAGACCTCAAGATATATGAAGAGATTGATAGGAAACGAAACGAGACATTGAATGAAAAGAAATTAGGCGCTAATGGTGTTTTACAAAAATACATCGCCTTTACTAATAGCAGCGACTTCGTAGAACGTAATGATGATTACTCGGTCTCTTTGAGGCGACTTGAAGAAATGGATACTTCGATCATCGCTGAACTCAGCAATACAGAGAAAGGTGTGAAGCTGAGAACGAGAAGTTGTTCGGGGATAATGATGAAGATCCGATTGGAATTGTCATCGAGCAACGAGAGAAAACAAATAGCTAAAAAATACTTTTTCTAG
- a CDS encoding sporulation protein, with amino-acid sequence MIKHFLSTIEYGEMTINTNVDGPNIAFGETLSGTVYIDGDGSDELIDYIMIELLKRSETNQVIIAKQSIEIMSAVKSKETWMMPFEMVPDERWESETEAQTQTLILKTTVHLKNGIDIQDEDEITYA; translated from the coding sequence ATGATAAAGCATTTTTTGTCAACGATTGAATACGGAGAAATGACCATTAATACGAACGTCGATGGACCAAATATCGCTTTTGGAGAAACGCTTTCTGGAACGGTTTATATCGACGGGGATGGCAGTGATGAACTTATCGATTACATTATGATTGAGTTGTTAAAACGATCAGAAACTAATCAAGTGATCATTGCGAAACAATCAATTGAAATAATGAGTGCCGTCAAATCAAAAGAAACATGGATGATGCCGTTTGAAATGGTACCTGATGAGCGATGGGAAAGTGAAACAGAAGCTCAAACGCAAACACTTATTTTAAAAACGACAGTCCACCTGAAAAACGGGATTGATATCCAAGACGAAGACGAAATTACATATGCATGA
- the yfkAB gene encoding radical SAM/CxCxxxxC motif protein YfkAB has product MKTDVATLKKMTPAYDPWEAYLDVQEHGKLTLSSIEFTTTYLCNMRCEHCAVGYMLQHKDPDALQVALLLSRLDEIPHLRTISITGGEPMFSKKSVENYVLPLLKYAHERGVRTQMNSNLTMPLDRYMAIAPYLDVLHISHNWGTVDDFVDGGFANMERKPPRERRAEQFQRMIDNSRALAEAGVMVSAETMLNKRTLPHLEHIHRQVVEEMKCARHEIHPMYPSDFASQLEVLSLDETRKAIHELLDHRDEDVWMLFGTLPFYACSDNEEDLALLKRIYSSKKVSVRNDPDGRSRLNVNIFTGDVIVTDFGDTPPMGNIQTESLPVMLDRWLERPLAKTIGCHCPAVNCLGPNLLVKDAYYPEMDFTKRKAKITL; this is encoded by the coding sequence ATGAAAACTGATGTAGCAACACTCAAAAAAATGACACCTGCTTACGATCCTTGGGAAGCATACTTGGATGTACAGGAGCATGGAAAACTGACATTGTCGAGCATTGAATTCACGACGACGTATTTATGCAATATGCGCTGCGAACATTGCGCAGTCGGGTATATGTTACAGCATAAAGACCCGGATGCATTACAAGTAGCATTACTATTGTCTCGCTTAGATGAAATCCCTCATTTACGAACTATAAGTATCACTGGCGGTGAGCCAATGTTCTCTAAAAAGTCGGTAGAGAACTATGTTTTGCCGTTATTGAAGTATGCGCATGAACGCGGAGTACGGACACAGATGAATTCAAACTTAACGATGCCACTCGACCGCTATATGGCGATTGCACCCTATTTGGATGTCTTACATATTTCACATAACTGGGGCACAGTCGACGACTTCGTGGATGGTGGCTTTGCCAATATGGAACGAAAACCACCTCGGGAACGTCGCGCTGAACAATTCCAGCGGATGATTGATAACAGCCGGGCATTAGCAGAAGCGGGCGTCATGGTTTCAGCGGAAACGATGTTGAATAAACGTACCTTGCCACATCTTGAACATATTCATCGACAAGTCGTTGAGGAAATGAAATGTGCGAGACATGAAATTCATCCTATGTACCCAAGTGACTTTGCTTCACAGCTTGAAGTGCTTTCTTTAGATGAAACGCGTAAAGCGATCCATGAGCTGCTAGATCACCGAGATGAAGATGTCTGGATGCTGTTTGGTACACTGCCTTTTTATGCATGCAGTGATAACGAAGAGGATTTGGCACTGTTAAAACGAATTTACAGCAGTAAAAAAGTATCAGTGCGTAATGACCCGGATGGCAGATCCCGTCTGAACGTCAATATTTTCACTGGGGATGTGATTGTCACAGATTTTGGTGATACGCCGCCAATGGGCAATATTCAAACTGAATCGCTTCCTGTAATGCTTGACCGTTGGCTAGAGCGACCACTTGCAAAAACGATTGGTTGCCATTGTCCCGCAGTTAACTGCTTAGGGCCGAATCTATTGGTGAAAGACGCGTATTATCCTGAGATGGACTTCACGAAGAGGAAGGCAAAAATTACGCTTTAA
- a CDS encoding GNAT family N-acetyltransferase, whose translation MDNYTIKELQSRDEIIEAFPVMKQLRTHLDENTYFELVIAAQENDRYKMFALLDGNKIVAVTGFKPMITLSSGRFIWICDLVTDTNIRSKGYGEKLLTYVHEWAKENNYENISLSSGIQRTDAHRFYEDKMKYTKASYVFKTTLN comes from the coding sequence ATGGACAATTATACAATTAAAGAACTTCAATCACGTGATGAAATTATTGAAGCATTTCCCGTTATGAAGCAGTTACGAACTCATCTGGACGAAAATACTTATTTTGAATTAGTAATTGCTGCACAGGAGAATGACAGATATAAAATGTTCGCTTTACTAGATGGTAATAAAATTGTTGCAGTAACTGGTTTTAAGCCGATGATAACCCTTTCTAGTGGCAGATTTATTTGGATTTGTGACTTGGTTACAGATACTAATATACGTTCAAAAGGATACGGTGAAAAACTACTTACATATGTTCATGAATGGGCAAAAGAAAATAATTATGAAAATATATCTTTATCTTCAGGAATACAGCGTACAGATGCACACCGTTTTTATGAGGATAAAATGAAGTATACCAAAGCTAGTTATGTGTTTAAAACAACTTTAAATTAA
- a CDS encoding ABC transporter ATP-binding protein, protein MSEQKQSRPQGGAPMGPGGGNMMMAGKKAKDFKGTLRRLVGYLKPRRKSLIAVFFAAILSTVFMIAGPKIMGNAITELFEGAYGKLTGVPGAGIDFEAIGKLLLLLAGLYVVSSLFSYLQQYIMSSVAQKTVYDLREDVNGKLKKLPLKYYDGRPVGETLSRVTNDIDTIGSTLQQSLTQFITSVVTIVGILIMMLTISPVLTLIALISLPLSLFGIRPILKRSQKHFADQQRTLGQLNSHVEEMYTGHQVVKAFGHERKSVAEFDEVNEQLYDAGRKAQFISGIIMPVMSLIGNLSYVVICVVGGILVTQRAISIGDIQAFITYTRQFTQPIMQTANIANIIQSTVAAAERVFELLDEEEEVKEVTTVSLTRAEGSVSFEHVDFGYGDDLLIEDMNVDVQPGQTVAIVGPTGAGKTTLINLLMRFYELNGGKITIDGLDSRDMSREDLRTTFGMVLQDTWLFNGSIKENIAFGKEGATDDEIFAASKTAHADHFIRTLPEGYDTVLNEEASNISQGQKQLITIARAVLANPPVMILDEATSSVDTRTELLIQQAMNRLMEGRTSFVIAHRLSTIRDADLIIVMDQGKVIEQGTHNELLEKKGIYADLYNSQFSNKPAV, encoded by the coding sequence ATGAGTGAACAAAAACAGTCACGACCTCAAGGCGGAGCCCCAATGGGACCTGGTGGAGGAAACATGATGATGGCAGGGAAAAAGGCAAAGGATTTTAAAGGCACACTACGCCGCCTGGTTGGCTATTTAAAACCCCGTCGCAAGTCATTAATCGCTGTATTTTTCGCAGCAATTTTGAGCACAGTCTTTATGATTGCAGGACCTAAAATAATGGGGAATGCGATTACCGAACTATTTGAAGGGGCTTACGGCAAGCTCACGGGTGTCCCAGGAGCCGGGATTGATTTTGAGGCAATCGGTAAGCTACTCCTTTTACTAGCGGGGTTGTATGTAGTCAGTAGTTTATTTAGCTATCTTCAACAATACATTATGTCGAGTGTGGCACAAAAAACGGTGTATGATTTACGGGAAGACGTCAACGGTAAGCTGAAGAAACTACCGCTTAAATACTACGACGGCCGCCCTGTTGGGGAAACACTAAGCCGGGTAACGAATGATATTGATACAATAGGCAGTACGTTGCAACAGAGTTTGACACAGTTTATCACATCCGTTGTTACGATTGTCGGAATTCTTATTATGATGTTAACGATCAGCCCAGTGTTAACACTTATTGCGCTAATCAGTTTACCTTTATCGCTATTTGGTATTCGACCGATTTTGAAAAGGTCACAAAAACATTTTGCCGATCAACAACGTACGCTTGGTCAATTAAATAGCCATGTTGAAGAAATGTATACAGGTCACCAAGTCGTCAAAGCATTCGGCCATGAGCGTAAGTCCGTTGCCGAATTCGATGAGGTGAATGAACAACTATATGATGCTGGCCGAAAAGCCCAATTCATATCGGGGATCATCATGCCAGTGATGTCTTTGATTGGGAACCTCAGCTATGTAGTCATCTGTGTTGTTGGTGGTATTTTAGTGACACAGCGTGCCATTTCAATCGGAGATATTCAAGCGTTCATTACGTATACACGTCAATTCACGCAGCCGATTATGCAAACCGCGAATATCGCAAATATCATTCAGTCAACTGTTGCGGCAGCAGAGCGTGTCTTTGAACTGCTTGATGAGGAAGAAGAAGTAAAAGAAGTGACAACAGTGAGTTTAACGCGTGCAGAAGGTAGTGTCTCATTTGAACACGTCGATTTTGGTTACGGGGACGATTTGTTAATTGAAGATATGAATGTCGACGTGCAACCAGGTCAAACAGTCGCTATTGTGGGGCCAACTGGTGCTGGGAAAACGACCTTGATAAATTTACTAATGCGCTTTTACGAGCTGAACGGCGGGAAGATTACAATTGACGGTCTCGATTCACGGGATATGTCACGTGAAGATCTTCGTACGACTTTTGGGATGGTTCTCCAAGATACATGGCTCTTTAACGGATCGATTAAAGAAAACATCGCTTTCGGAAAAGAAGGGGCAACAGATGATGAAATCTTTGCTGCATCAAAAACGGCTCATGCCGACCACTTTATTCGTACATTGCCGGAGGGCTATGACACAGTCTTAAATGAGGAGGCATCTAACATTTCTCAAGGACAAAAGCAGCTCATTACAATTGCACGCGCCGTTTTAGCAAATCCACCAGTTATGATTTTGGATGAAGCAACGTCAAGTGTAGATACACGGACGGAACTCCTTATTCAACAAGCGATGAATCGCTTAATGGAAGGGCGAACTAGCTTTGTCATTGCTCACCGTCTTTCAACGATTCGGGATGCTGATTTAATCATTGTAATGGATCAAGGTAAGGTAATAGAACAAGGAACACATAACGAACTGTTGGAGAAAAAAGGCATTTACGCAGATCTGTACAACAGCCAGTTTTCAAATAAACCTGCTGTGTAA
- a CDS encoding DUF4306 domain-containing protein, giving the protein MKYYIMLIVSGLIFIYNLIASGIVGSYIIDAEDYKKHLIFTDPPFDKSNISDIDKLFYAGKISTHPYFAIISLIFIIIFIVMLIKTNGKRKYSNSNS; this is encoded by the coding sequence ATGAAATATTATATTATGTTAATTGTTAGTGGATTAATTTTTATCTATAACCTAATTGCTTCCGGAATTGTTGGTAGTTACATTATTGATGCAGAAGATTATAAAAAACATTTAATATTTACTGATCCTCCATTTGATAAGAGTAATATATCTGATATAGATAAATTGTTCTATGCTGGAAAAATATCCACTCATCCCTACTTCGCAATTATAAGTCTCATCTTTATTATTATATTTATTGTTATGCTGATAAAAACAAATGGTAAAAGGAAGTACAGTAATAGTAACAGTTGA